GAGGCGTTCCAAGAGCGGCTCCGTGTCGGCCATGGCCACCAGCGTGTTGCGGACGTCGCCCGGCGGCAGGATGCCCATCTCCTCGCGCAGCCGCCCCGAGCTGCCGCCGTCGTCGGCTACGGTCACCACGGCGGTCAGGTGGTCGCTGTGGAACTTCATGCCCCGCAGCAGCGTCGACAGGCCCGTGCCGCCGCCCACCGCCACGGTGCGGGGTCCTCGCTCGCGGATGCGCCGCTCCCGCAGGACGTCGAGCAGCGGCCGGGTCGGATGCGGCGCCAGGGTGCCCGCCACCGTGACCACCGTGCGGCGCACGGCGACCGCCGCCATCCCCGCGCCGACCGCCACCGCCGCCAGGGCCCAGTCGGCGCGTCCTGCGGCCCAGGCGCGTCCCGAGCGCGCCCACCAGCACGGCACCCACGGCCAGCAGCCCCCACCGCTCGAGGCCGGTGCCCGGCAAGAGGTCGCGCAGCGCCTCGGTCAGGCGCCGCCCGGCGCTGGCCACCGCCGTCCGCCGCCCGGGCCGCACCGACGGCCCCGGGCCCCGGTGGCGGGGACGCCGCGGGCGGGGCGTTCACGACGTCTCCTCCCGACCGGACGGGGCGTCCGGGCCCGACGCAGGCGGCTCGTCCGGCTCGGGCGTGGGGCGACGCCCCACGTCGCGGTGCTCGGCCACCGCATCGTACCCCAGCCGCCGCAGGTGGGCAGCCAGTTCGTTGGCCACTGCCACGCTGCGGTGCTGCCCGCCCGTGCAACCGATGCCTATCAGCAAGTGCTGCTTGCCCTCGTCGACGAAGTGCGGCAGCAGGAAGTCCACCAGCCCGTAGAGGCGCTCCATGAAGGCCTGTGCCAGCGGCCACTGGAAGACGTACTCCGCCACGGCCGGATCGTTGCCTGTCAGCGGCTGGAGGGCCGGCACGTAGTGGGGGTTGGGCAGGAAGCGCACGTCGAAGATCAGGTCCGCGTCGATGGGGATGCCCCGGGCGTACCCGAAGGAGACCACCGTCACCGACAGCCCTCGCGTGGGGCTCAGCTGGCGAGCCTGGCGCGCCACCTGCTCGCGCAGCTGCCGCGGGGAGAGGGTGGTCGTGTCGACGATGAAGTGCGCCCGCCCCCGCAACGGCTCCAGCAGCTGGCGCTCGGCCCGGATCCCCTCGAGCACGCTCCCCTCGGGCGCCAGCGGGTGGCGCCGCCGCGTCTCCTTGAAGCGGCGCACCAGGGCCTCGTCGGAGGCCTCCAGGAAGAGGATGCGGTAGCGCACCCCCTGCTCCTCCAGCTCGTGGAGGGCCCGGAAGAGATCGTGGAAGAACTGCCCGCCCCGGGCATCGCTGACCAGGGCGGCCTTGTCGATGCGGCCCGACTGCTGGCAGAGGCTGGCGAACGTGGGAATGAGGGCCGGCGGCAAGTTGTCCACGCAGAAGAAGCCCAGGTCCTCCAGGGCGCGCATCGCCTCGGTCTTGCCCGCCCCCGACAGGCCCGTCACGATGACGAAGATGGGCCGCGGGCCCTCGGGCCGCTCGGAGCTCCGCTCCGGCGTCGTCGAACCCATGCGCCCCTCCCCCCGCCGCCGGCCCGACCGGCCCGGCAGCGGCTCTATCTTACCACCGCCGCACCCGTCGCGGCTGACGGCTCGCCCGCTCAGCGGCGGTAGACCACCCGCCCCGCCACCACCGTGGCCCGCACCTCCAGGCCGCCGGCGTCGAGCACCACCGCGTCGCCCCAGGCGCCTGGCCGCAGGGTGCCGGCCCGACCGGCCAGCCCCACCGAGTCGGCGGGACCCGGCTGGCCATCGCCACCGCGTCGGCCAGGGGGGCCCCCACCTCCTGGACCATGCGCCGCACCAGCTCGCCCAGCCCCTGGATGCTGCCGGCCAGCGTGCCGTCCAGCATGCGGCAGGCCCCGCCGCGCACCTCGACGTCGTACTCGCCCAGCCGAAAGCGCCCCTCGCCCAGGCCCATCGGGGCCAGGGCGTCGGTCACCAGGGCGATGCCGCGGGCGCCCCGGGCCCGGTAGGCCACCCGCAGCGCCGCCGGGTGGATGTGCACCCCGTCGGCGATGAGCTGGGCCACGAGCCGCTCGTCGGAGAGGGCAGCGCCGGCCAGCCCCGGCGTGCGGTGGTGGAAGGGCGGCATGCCGTTGAAGAGGTGGGTCACCTGGGAAGCTCCCGCTCGAATGGCCGCCTCCAGCCGCTCGCCGTCCACGGCCGAGTGGCCCACCGCGACCGCCACGCCGTGCGAGACGAGCCACCCGATGGCCTCCAGGGCCCCCTCCCGCTCGGGGGCGATGGTCATCAACCGCAGCAGGACCTCGCCGTCGAGCCGGGAGGCCTCCAGCAGCGCCTGCAGCTCCCGGACGTCGGGATCCCGCATGTAGTCGGGGTTTTGGGCGCCTTTGCGCTCGGGGTTGAGGTACGGCCCCTCCAGGTGGATGCCCGCGATGCGGGCGCCCCAGCCGCCGTCGTCCGGGCCGGGGCCTGGCCCCGCCACCAGGCGCGCTGCCGGCGCGCCGCCTCGACCACGGCCCGCTCCGCCTCCAGCAGCGGCTCCAGGGCCGCCGTCACCGTGGTGCACAGGAGCGACGTGGTGCCCGCTCGGGCGTGGGCCCTCGACATGGCGCGCAGGCCGTCGGGCGAGGCGTCCATGGTGTCGACCCCGCCGCCCCCGTGGACGTGGACGTCGACCAAGCCCGGCACGATGTACCCGCCGCCCGCGTCCAGCCGGGGCAGCTGCGCGGCGCGCCCGGGGAGCCGGCGGCGAGGGCCGCTGTACGTGACGGTCCCTCCCTCGATGAGGACGGCCCCGTCCTCCACCGGCGGCTCGAAGGGCTCCACCAGCGTGCCGCCCTCGATCACCATCGCGTCGCCCGACAATGGCCTCGCCTCCATACCGCCGTCGCCTCCCGCTCGCCCTCAGGGTCGCCAGCGCAGCACGTGCAGGATGTTGGGGTACTCCGCCACGACGGCCTCGGTGCGGCCGTCGCCGTCCAGATCGCCCACGGCCGAGGCCACCAGCCCCCAGCTCAGCGTCAGGACGTCGCCCAC
This genomic interval from Limnochorda sp. LNt contains the following:
- the rapZ gene encoding RNase adapter RapZ — translated: MGSTTPERSSERPEGPRPIFVIVTGLSGAGKTEAMRALEDLGFFCVDNLPPALIPTFASLCQQSGRIDKAALVSDARGGQFFHDLFRALHELEEQGVRYRILFLEASDEALVRRFKETRRRHPLAPEGSVLEGIRAERQLLEPLRGRAHFIVDTTTLSPRQLREQVARQARQLSPTRGLSVTVVSFGYARGIPIDADLIFDVRFLPNPHYVPALQPLTGNDPAVAEYVFQWPLAQAFMERLYGLVDFLLPHFVDEGKQHLLIGIGCTGGQHRSVAVANELAAHLRRLGYDAVAEHRDVGRRPTPEPDEPPASGPDAPSGREETS
- a CDS encoding amidohydrolase family protein; the encoded protein is MEARPLSGDAMVIEGGTLVEPFEPPVEDGAVLIEGGTVTYSGPRRRLPGRAAQLPRLDAGGGYIVPGLVDVHVHGGGGVDTMDASPDGLRAMSRAHARAGTTSLLCTTVTAALEPLLEAERAVVEAARRQRAWWRGQAPARTTAAGAPASRASTWRGRTSTPSAKAPKTPTTCGIPTSGSCRRCWRPPGSTARSCCG